A genome region from Colwellia sp. Arc7-D includes the following:
- a CDS encoding alanine/glycine:cation symporter family protein, translating into MVEASIIEPSIIELWVGTINGYLWGSILIYLLSACGIWFTFRLKGLQITRFFHMFTILKTSRKSSSQGISSFQALCTSLAARVGTGNLMGVAVAISLGGAGAVFWMWLIALVGMATAFAESTLGQLYKERDSKGNFRGGPAYYMSKGLKNRKLAITFSLCLFFGYGFVFSAVQANSITSAFNGSYGFDPLYTGIVITILAGFIIFGGLKNIARFAELTVPFMGLLYLLVCFAVIWINIERVPMVISDIFASALGLKEAGSGLVGAAIVQGVKRGLYSNEAGMGSAPNAAAAAEPYPPHPVSQGYIQMLAVFFDTIVICSCTAILILLFKDTGGEAQGIQLTQQALAYQVGSWGSDFITLAILLFAFTSIVANFAYADNNLKYLNMDNVIGRWFLRIGFLLMLVFGSVATLPEVIALADLSTGLMTIFNVTALFMLSKVVVKITKDYHSQQDKGLLPTYEADEAEEKRLNLTKGIWLKK; encoded by the coding sequence GTGGTAGAAGCCAGTATAATTGAACCCAGCATCATTGAATTGTGGGTCGGAACTATTAACGGTTACTTGTGGGGTAGTATTTTAATTTACTTACTGAGTGCCTGTGGGATCTGGTTTACCTTTCGATTGAAAGGTTTACAAATCACCCGTTTTTTTCATATGTTTACCATTTTAAAAACCAGTCGTAAAAGCTCAAGCCAAGGTATTTCTTCTTTCCAAGCACTTTGTACTTCTTTAGCGGCGCGTGTAGGTACCGGTAATTTAATGGGGGTGGCAGTCGCTATTTCATTAGGCGGTGCTGGCGCAGTTTTTTGGATGTGGTTAATTGCCTTAGTTGGCATGGCAACGGCATTTGCTGAAAGCACTTTAGGTCAGCTCTATAAAGAACGTGATAGCAAGGGCAACTTCCGTGGGGGTCCAGCTTATTATATGAGTAAAGGCTTAAAAAATAGAAAATTAGCGATAACTTTTTCGCTGTGTTTGTTTTTTGGTTATGGTTTTGTCTTTAGTGCAGTACAAGCAAACTCTATTACTAGTGCCTTTAATGGTTCGTATGGTTTTGACCCTCTTTATACGGGGATAGTAATTACTATTCTTGCCGGTTTTATTATTTTTGGCGGACTAAAAAATATTGCCCGCTTTGCTGAACTCACAGTGCCTTTTATGGGCTTGCTTTATTTACTGGTGTGTTTTGCGGTTATTTGGATAAACATTGAAAGAGTTCCTATGGTTATTAGCGATATTTTTGCTTCTGCTTTAGGATTAAAAGAAGCAGGTAGTGGTCTTGTGGGGGCTGCAATTGTGCAAGGTGTTAAGCGTGGCTTGTATTCAAATGAAGCCGGTATGGGTAGTGCACCTAATGCCGCGGCGGCAGCTGAACCTTATCCTCCACATCCGGTTTCTCAAGGCTATATTCAGATGCTAGCGGTGTTTTTTGATACCATTGTTATCTGTTCTTGTACGGCAATTTTGATCTTACTATTTAAAGATACCGGTGGTGAAGCACAAGGTATTCAATTAACTCAACAAGCACTTGCTTATCAAGTGGGCTCTTGGGGCAGCGACTTCATTACTCTTGCTATTTTGTTGTTTGCTTTTACCTCTATCGTGGCAAATTTTGCCTATGCTGATAATAATTTAAAATATTTGAATATGGATAACGTCATCGGTCGTTGGTTTTTACGTATTGGTTTTTTACTGATGTTAGTGTTTGGCTCCGTAGCTACGTTACCTGAAGTTATCGCTTTAGCAGATTTATCTACCGGCTTAATGACCATATTTAATGTCACGGCGTTGTTTATGCTTTCTAAAGTGGTGGTTAAAATAACTAAAGACTACCATAGCCAACAAGACAAAGGCTTGTTACCAACATATGAAGCTGATGAAGCTGAAGAAAAGCGCTTAAATTTAACCAAAGGCATCTGGCTTAAAAAGTAG
- the pntB gene encoding Re/Si-specific NAD(P)(+) transhydrogenase subunit beta, protein MEFSQGFISAAYIVAALLFIFSLAGLSKQQTAETGNWYGIVGMAIALIATIADPRVDNVWIILVTMVVGAIIGLKLAKQVEMTQMPELVAILHSFVGLAAVMVGFNSYFEMDHSLTATFTESQLMAVNIHLVEVFLGVFIGAVTFTGSIVAFGKLRGVINSAALMLPHRHKLNFAAVLLSFMLLISFVEQGGGDSTLYFMALIALVFGWHLVASIGGADMPVVVSMLNSYSGWAAAAAGFMLNNDLLIVTGALVGSSGAILSYIMCKAMNRSFISVIAGGFGTNVVIDTDTDYGDHVEINAESVADMLNGAKSVIITPGYGMAVAQAQYPVYKLTQALKDKGIEVRFAIHPVAGRLPGHMNVLLAEAKVPYDIVLGMEEINDDFPKTDVVLVIGANDTVNPAAAEDPTSPIAGMPVLEVWHAKNVVVFKRSMNTGYAGVQNPLFFKDNTQMLFGDAKESIEQIFKYF, encoded by the coding sequence ATGGAATTTTCTCAAGGTTTTATCAGTGCAGCGTATATTGTTGCCGCGTTATTATTTATTTTTAGTTTAGCTGGATTAAGTAAGCAGCAAACCGCTGAAACAGGCAATTGGTATGGCATTGTCGGTATGGCTATCGCACTTATTGCCACCATTGCTGATCCTCGTGTTGACAACGTTTGGATTATTTTAGTCACTATGGTGGTGGGTGCCATTATCGGCTTGAAGCTCGCTAAACAAGTTGAAATGACTCAAATGCCAGAACTTGTCGCTATTTTGCATAGTTTTGTGGGTTTAGCTGCAGTAATGGTTGGCTTTAACAGCTACTTTGAAATGGATCATTCATTAACTGCTACGTTCACCGAGAGCCAACTAATGGCTGTTAACATTCATTTAGTTGAAGTTTTTCTAGGTGTGTTTATTGGCGCTGTAACCTTTACTGGTTCAATTGTTGCGTTTGGTAAATTGCGCGGTGTTATTAACTCAGCTGCATTAATGTTGCCTCATCGTCATAAATTGAATTTTGCTGCTGTCTTGTTATCTTTTATGCTCTTAATCAGTTTTGTTGAGCAAGGTGGTGGTGATAGCACATTATATTTTATGGCCTTAATTGCTTTAGTGTTTGGTTGGCATTTAGTTGCATCAATTGGTGGTGCAGATATGCCCGTGGTTGTTTCAATGCTTAACTCTTATTCAGGTTGGGCCGCTGCCGCTGCTGGTTTTATGCTAAATAATGATTTATTGATTGTTACTGGCGCATTAGTTGGTTCTTCAGGGGCAATTCTTTCTTACATTATGTGTAAAGCGATGAACCGTTCTTTTATCAGTGTTATTGCCGGCGGATTTGGTACCAATGTTGTTATCGACACCGACACTGATTATGGCGACCATGTTGAAATTAATGCAGAATCAGTAGCTGATATGTTAAACGGAGCAAAGTCAGTTATTATTACTCCAGGTTACGGTATGGCTGTAGCGCAAGCGCAGTATCCTGTATATAAATTGACTCAAGCACTAAAAGATAAAGGCATTGAGGTTCGCTTTGCTATTCATCCAGTAGCAGGGCGCTTACCTGGCCATATGAACGTACTGCTAGCTGAAGCAAAAGTGCCTTACGATATAGTATTGGGCATGGAAGAAATTAACGATGACTTTCCTAAAACTGATGTTGTGTTAGTTATTGGGGCGAACGATACAGTTAACCCAGCCGCAGCTGAAGATCCTACCAGCCCCATAGCAGGTATGCCTGTATTAGAAGTATGGCATGCGAAAAACGTGGTTGTATTTAAACGCTCAATGAATACGGGTTATGCTGGAGTGCAAAATCCATTATTCTTTAAAGACAATACACAAATGTTGTTCGGTGATGCGAAGGAAAGTATTGAGCAAATATTTAAATATTTCTAA
- a CDS encoding Re/Si-specific NAD(P)(+) transhydrogenase subunit alpha yields the protein MIIGIPKEALSGENRVASAPTAVVSLLKLGFEVQIQKGCGTKASFTDQEFIDAGASVATKKTVWQSDIIFKVNPPTIEEIATMKDGAYLIGFIAPAQNEDILNALKEKSITSLAMEMVPRMTRSQSMDALSSMANIAGYRAVIEATHHFGRFLTGQITAAGKMPPAKVMIIGAGVAGLAAIGTASSLGAIVRAFDTRPEVKEQIESMGAEFLELDYEEPEDTGSGDGYAKEMSKAFIDAEMALFAAQAKDVDIIITTAMIPGKPAPKLITAAMVESMKTGSIIVDLAAAGGGNCELTEAGKVVNANGVKIIGYTDLVSRLPNQSSQLYANNLVSLTKLLCKEKDGTLNIDFDDVVIRNMTVVNQNEITFPPPPIQVSAAPAKPKVAPVKAAEVKVEKPMSPTKKYGMMAAGALLFGWVASVAPADFLSHFTVFVLACVIGYNVVWNVSHSLHTPLMSVTNAISGIIIVGAILQVGNSSPLIQLLAGVAILIATINIVGGFVVTKRMLKMFRK from the coding sequence ATGATTATTGGTATACCCAAAGAAGCATTATCAGGTGAGAACCGAGTCGCTAGCGCGCCAACCGCGGTAGTTTCATTGCTCAAGCTCGGCTTTGAAGTGCAAATACAAAAAGGTTGTGGCACAAAAGCAAGCTTTACAGATCAAGAGTTTATTGACGCAGGTGCAAGTGTCGCGACTAAAAAAACTGTTTGGCAATCCGATATAATATTTAAAGTAAATCCTCCCACTATTGAAGAAATAGCGACCATGAAGGACGGTGCATATTTAATTGGTTTTATTGCACCAGCTCAAAATGAAGATATTTTGAATGCGCTAAAAGAAAAGTCAATTACGTCGTTAGCGATGGAAATGGTGCCAAGAATGACCCGCAGCCAATCAATGGATGCATTAAGTTCAATGGCTAACATTGCCGGTTATCGTGCCGTTATTGAAGCAACTCATCATTTTGGACGATTTTTAACAGGTCAAATAACCGCTGCAGGTAAAATGCCACCAGCAAAAGTTATGATTATTGGTGCTGGTGTTGCGGGCTTAGCAGCCATAGGTACAGCGAGTAGTTTAGGGGCGATTGTTCGAGCGTTTGATACTCGCCCTGAAGTAAAAGAGCAAATAGAAAGTATGGGCGCTGAGTTTCTAGAGCTTGACTACGAAGAACCAGAAGATACTGGCTCAGGCGATGGTTATGCAAAAGAAATGAGCAAAGCCTTTATCGATGCTGAAATGGCATTGTTTGCCGCACAAGCAAAAGATGTTGATATTATTATTACCACCGCGATGATCCCCGGTAAACCTGCCCCTAAGCTTATTACAGCGGCAATGGTTGAATCGATGAAAACCGGTAGTATTATTGTAGATTTAGCCGCTGCGGGTGGTGGCAACTGTGAATTAACTGAAGCGGGTAAAGTGGTTAATGCCAATGGCGTAAAAATAATAGGTTACACCGATTTAGTATCTCGCTTACCTAACCAGTCGTCACAACTCTATGCCAATAACTTAGTCAGTTTGACAAAACTGTTGTGTAAAGAAAAAGACGGTACGCTTAATATTGATTTTGACGATGTCGTTATTCGTAACATGACCGTGGTTAATCAAAACGAAATTACTTTCCCACCACCGCCAATACAGGTGAGTGCGGCTCCAGCTAAACCTAAAGTAGCACCAGTTAAAGCTGCTGAAGTGAAAGTTGAAAAACCCATGAGTCCCACTAAAAAATACGGCATGATGGCAGCTGGCGCATTACTGTTTGGCTGGGTTGCTAGTGTTGCCCCTGCTGATTTTCTGTCGCATTTTACCGTGTTTGTTTTAGCCTGTGTTATTGGTTACAACGTGGTGTGGAATGTTAGTCATTCGCTGCATACACCATTGATGAGTGTAACCAATGCCATTTCGGGCATTATTATCGTTGGCGCAATTTTACAAGTGGGTAATAGTAGCCCGTTAATTCAATTGCTCGCCGGTGTCGCAATACTTATTGCCACTATCAACATTGTTGGTGGCTTTGTTGTCACTAAACGTATGTTAAAAATGTTTAGAAAATAA
- a CDS encoding gamma carbonic anhydrase family protein, whose protein sequence is MIYRLADLVPNVNESNFIAPNATLIADVTLGEHTSIWFNVVIRADVASINIGEHTNIQDGSILHVDAQYPMTIGNKVTVGHKVMLHGCTIGDNTLIGMNAVVLNGANIGKNCLIGANSLVTENMQVPDGHLVIGSPAKIIKPLDESTREMFTKSAMHYVENGERYLKELQQVD, encoded by the coding sequence ATGATTTATCGTTTAGCTGATTTAGTCCCCAACGTAAATGAAAGTAACTTTATTGCCCCCAATGCCACACTTATCGCAGACGTTACTTTAGGTGAGCACACCAGTATTTGGTTTAATGTGGTCATTCGCGCCGATGTCGCCAGTATTAACATTGGTGAGCATACTAATATTCAAGACGGTTCCATTTTGCATGTTGATGCTCAATATCCAATGACGATTGGAAATAAGGTCACCGTAGGCCATAAAGTTATGCTACATGGCTGCACTATTGGAGATAATACATTAATTGGTATGAATGCTGTTGTACTCAACGGTGCTAATATTGGCAAAAATTGTTTAATAGGCGCGAACAGTTTAGTCACTGAGAATATGCAAGTACCAGACGGACACCTTGTTATAGGCTCTCCAGCTAAAATTATTAAACCACTTGATGAGTCAACCCGCGAAATGTTTACAAAATCTGCTATGCACTATGTTGAAAATGGCGAACGCTATTTAAAAGAATTACAGCAAGTAGATTAG
- a CDS encoding YcgN family cysteine cluster protein yields MSKNNNRSSAKSKKVVVERFWETKSLNEMSRTEWESLCDGCAKCCLNKFIDDDSTTDETELMPTTHIAEGEQMSYSNIACHLLNDKTCQCSKYEQRTVLVPDCVQLTQENLDDVFFMPPSCTYRRLKEGRGMPSWHPLLHNGKKSAMHQAGMSVRGKIIKDNDVELDDFEDYIVLWPLNDID; encoded by the coding sequence ATGAGTAAAAACAATAATCGTTCGAGTGCAAAGTCAAAAAAAGTGGTTGTTGAACGCTTTTGGGAAACTAAATCATTAAATGAAATGTCTCGTACTGAGTGGGAATCATTATGTGATGGTTGTGCTAAATGTTGTCTGAATAAGTTTATTGATGACGATAGCACCACCGATGAAACTGAGCTGATGCCAACCACGCATATTGCTGAAGGTGAGCAAATGAGCTACTCGAACATTGCTTGTCATTTACTCAACGATAAAACCTGTCAGTGTTCTAAGTACGAACAACGAACCGTGCTGGTACCCGATTGTGTGCAGTTAACACAAGAGAACTTGGATGATGTGTTTTTTATGCCGCCAAGTTGTACTTATCGACGCTTAAAAGAGGGCAGAGGTATGCCGTCTTGGCACCCGTTATTGCACAATGGCAAAAAATCAGCCATGCACCAAGCCGGTATGTCAGTGCGTGGTAAAATTATCAAAGATAACGACGTTGAGTTAGACGATTTTGAAGACTATATCGTGTTGTGGCCACTGAACGATATTGATTAA
- a CDS encoding lytic murein transglycosylase encodes MANDKKTTSEAKPSFEQYIIKLKQEAIAKGYDQTLIDDSFANVIFHQRAVKADRNQPETVETLDTYLPKRVPDWKIKRARAKYKEHEALLKNIAAEYGVQPRFIIALWGLETNFGKIMGNYNVISALSTMAYEGRREAFFKKQLWAALQILKEGHIDIANMKGSWAGAMGQNQFMPTSFVGYAVDGDGDGKKDIWGNQADVFASMANYLKKEGWSDEITWGRQVKLPSDFDTSLAIPNNTGGRKNWLKAWAKTEKTLAQWQDLGIRRTDGSNLPKVDVKAALVFPDGVKGRAYLAYNNYKSLMHWNLSYYFVSSVGHLSDHIKFPPIQ; translated from the coding sequence ATGGCTAATGACAAAAAAACAACATCAGAGGCTAAACCTAGCTTCGAACAATATATTATTAAGTTAAAGCAAGAAGCCATTGCAAAGGGTTATGATCAAACGTTAATTGACGATTCATTCGCTAATGTTATTTTTCATCAACGAGCAGTAAAAGCTGATCGTAATCAACCAGAAACAGTTGAAACACTCGACACCTATTTGCCAAAACGTGTACCTGATTGGAAAATAAAACGTGCTAGAGCAAAATATAAAGAGCATGAAGCACTACTGAAAAATATAGCTGCAGAATATGGCGTGCAACCACGGTTTATCATTGCGCTTTGGGGGCTAGAAACAAATTTTGGCAAAATTATGGGCAACTATAATGTTATTTCTGCGTTATCAACCATGGCCTATGAAGGACGCCGCGAAGCATTTTTTAAAAAGCAGCTATGGGCCGCGTTACAAATATTAAAAGAAGGCCATATTGATATAGCGAATATGAAAGGCTCATGGGCTGGCGCTATGGGACAAAATCAATTTATGCCTACTTCTTTTGTTGGTTATGCTGTTGACGGTGATGGTGACGGAAAAAAAGATATTTGGGGTAATCAAGCCGATGTTTTTGCTTCTATGGCCAATTACCTGAAAAAAGAAGGCTGGAGTGACGAAATAACATGGGGACGTCAGGTTAAACTCCCGAGCGATTTTGATACCTCATTAGCGATACCCAATAATACCGGTGGTCGTAAGAACTGGTTAAAAGCTTGGGCTAAAACCGAAAAAACCTTAGCTCAGTGGCAAGATCTAGGCATTCGACGCACCGATGGTAGTAATCTACCAAAGGTTGATGTTAAAGCGGCATTGGTATTTCCTGATGGTGTTAAAGGGCGTGCGTATTTAGCTTACAATAACTATAAAAGTTTAATGCATTGGAATTTATCTTATTACTTTGTAAGCTCGGTTGGGCATTTATCTGATCACATTAAATTTCCGCCTATTCAGTAA
- a CDS encoding YcgL domain-containing protein: MLCSVYKSSKKVQTYLYVNNRDDFSDVPEALMKMFGTPVMVTVLNLSSKVKLGFADLEKVKTSLADQGYYLQLTPQEEDMLKGHKASMNSAGANKSEGEIS, from the coding sequence ATGTTGTGTAGTGTTTATAAAAGTTCTAAAAAAGTACAAACTTATCTTTATGTAAATAACAGAGATGACTTTTCTGATGTACCTGAAGCGCTAATGAAAATGTTTGGTACGCCTGTGATGGTAACGGTGCTGAATCTTTCATCAAAAGTTAAATTGGGTTTTGCTGATTTAGAAAAAGTAAAAACAAGTTTAGCTGACCAAGGTTATTATCTGCAGTTAACACCGCAAGAAGAAGACATGCTAAAAGGCCACAAGGCCAGCATGAATAGTGCGGGTGCCAATAAAAGCGAAGGAGAAATATCATAA
- the rnd gene encoding ribonuclease D codes for MQATIERIYIEDSEQLHLICQRYAQAKILAIDTEFVRTRTLYPKLGLIQINDGETLALIDPVAVSDLTVFWQLLENPNIQKVLHACSEDLEVFLTAGNCRPVNLIDSQIIMAFLGHGISMGYAAMIAHYTDIELDKSESRTDWMKRPLTQKQLDYAAADVEHLFNILPLLFADIEKAGWLDAAQEESNVMVDRKFSPIDESQLYLNLKMAWRLNPVQLYRLQQLTIWRFQQAKIKDRPIGFIAKDHTLFALAQVNPTSVGAMSGIEGVEVLDIRHKGNVMLTVLKRATEAKNATLPEPIIRLDEYPGYKQNFKKVKNAITEFSTQTNLLPENFASKKQINQFMSWHFKLNGAENNPQLVDIMRGWRKSLFGDKLLAFVENDFK; via the coding sequence GTGCAAGCAACTATTGAAAGAATTTATATCGAAGACTCCGAGCAATTACACCTAATTTGTCAGCGCTACGCCCAAGCCAAAATTCTTGCGATCGATACTGAGTTTGTGCGCACACGAACACTTTATCCTAAGTTGGGTCTTATTCAGATAAACGATGGTGAAACCTTAGCGTTAATCGACCCTGTTGCCGTTTCAGACTTAACCGTATTTTGGCAGCTACTAGAAAATCCAAATATTCAAAAAGTATTACATGCCTGTTCAGAAGATTTAGAAGTTTTTTTAACTGCGGGTAATTGTCGCCCAGTAAATCTTATTGATAGCCAAATTATAATGGCCTTTTTAGGACATGGAATTTCAATGGGTTATGCTGCTATGATTGCCCATTATACGGATATTGAGTTAGATAAGTCTGAGTCGCGTACTGATTGGATGAAAAGACCGCTAACACAAAAGCAATTGGACTATGCTGCTGCAGATGTGGAGCATTTATTTAATATATTACCTTTATTGTTTGCTGATATTGAAAAGGCAGGTTGGCTAGATGCAGCACAAGAAGAAAGTAATGTCATGGTTGATCGCAAGTTCAGCCCTATTGACGAAAGCCAGTTGTATCTTAATCTAAAAATGGCTTGGCGCTTAAATCCTGTGCAACTTTATCGACTACAGCAGTTAACTATTTGGCGTTTTCAACAAGCTAAAATAAAAGACAGGCCAATTGGTTTTATTGCCAAAGATCATACCTTATTTGCGTTAGCGCAAGTAAACCCAACGAGTGTGGGAGCTATGTCAGGTATTGAAGGCGTAGAGGTACTTGATATACGCCACAAAGGTAATGTTATGCTAACAGTGCTAAAACGCGCTACCGAAGCAAAAAACGCTACATTACCTGAGCCTATAATTCGACTTGATGAATATCCAGGCTATAAACAAAACTTCAAAAAAGTTAAAAATGCCATTACGGAGTTCAGCACTCAAACTAACTTGTTGCCAGAGAACTTTGCTTCTAAAAAACAAATAAACCAATTTATGTCATGGCATTTTAAGCTCAACGGCGCAGAGAATAATCCGCAATTGGTCGATATTATGCGCGGTTGGCGTAAGTCATTATTTGGTGATAAGTTGCTTGCATTTGTTGAAAATGACTTTAAATAA
- the rluB gene encoding 23S rRNA pseudouridine(2605) synthase RluB: protein MSEKLQKVLARAGAGSRREMETYISAGRVSVEGKTAYLGDRVEGNELIRVDGHQIKLKPLADDLCRVLMYNKPEGEMCTRKDPEGRPTVFDRLPKLDGSRWVAVGRLDINTSGMLLFTTDGELANRLMHPSKQVEREYAVRIFGEVNEAMLQTLRHGVKLEDGPAKFQKITYKGGEGRNHWFHVVLSEGRNREVRRLWESQDVQVSRLIRVRYGDMEMKRQLPLGGWTELNLQDVNYYRKLVDLAPETQSKVKVDEKAMDNAKSRRIRRSVKKHQHRSQQATRRRR, encoded by the coding sequence ATGTCTGAAAAATTACAAAAAGTATTAGCACGCGCAGGTGCTGGTTCACGCCGAGAAATGGAAACCTACATTAGTGCGGGACGTGTAAGCGTTGAAGGCAAAACCGCTTATTTAGGCGACCGTGTTGAAGGCAATGAACTTATTCGCGTCGACGGCCATCAAATTAAACTAAAACCTTTAGCTGACGATTTGTGTCGTGTTTTAATGTACAACAAGCCTGAAGGCGAAATGTGTACACGTAAAGACCCTGAAGGCCGCCCAACTGTTTTTGATCGCTTACCTAAACTAGACGGAAGTCGCTGGGTTGCCGTAGGTCGTTTAGATATTAACACCTCAGGCATGCTGCTTTTCACTACTGATGGTGAACTTGCCAACCGTTTAATGCATCCTTCTAAACAAGTAGAGCGTGAATATGCGGTACGTATATTTGGTGAAGTTAATGAGGCAATGTTACAAACACTTCGCCACGGCGTTAAGTTAGAAGATGGCCCGGCTAAGTTTCAAAAAATCACATACAAAGGTGGTGAAGGCCGTAACCATTGGTTCCATGTTGTATTATCTGAAGGACGTAACCGCGAAGTTCGTCGCCTTTGGGAAAGCCAAGATGTACAAGTTAGCCGATTAATTCGTGTTCGATACGGTGATATGGAGATGAAACGTCAATTACCTTTAGGTGGTTGGACTGAGTTGAATCTTCAAGATGTAAACTACTACAGAAAACTCGTTGATTTAGCACCTGAAACACAAAGTAAGGTGAAAGTAGACGAGAAAGCGATGGATAACGCGAAAAGTCGTCGTATTCGTCGTTCAGTGAAAAAGCATCAGCATCGCAGCCAACAGGCTACTAGACGCAGACGTTAA
- the scpB gene encoding SMC-Scp complex subunit ScpB, producing the protein MITDKIRHKDIDDAKLKRLVEAALFLAEKPLSVQLLKRDFLIEYRVSNLRIRDIIIAIQADFKGRGVELNKVASGYRFQTPSELSEDLAHLYKEKAPKYSRAILETLALIAYKQPITRGEIEDIRGVAVSSNIIKTLTDRNWIKTVGQKEVPGRPVLYASTQEFLDYFSLTSLDQLPALMPMEDFTS; encoded by the coding sequence ATGATCACGGATAAAATACGCCATAAAGATATTGATGATGCCAAACTTAAACGTCTGGTCGAAGCAGCGTTGTTTCTTGCTGAAAAGCCATTGTCGGTGCAATTACTTAAACGCGATTTTTTAATAGAATATCGTGTCAGTAACCTACGTATTCGTGATATCATTATCGCTATCCAAGCTGACTTTAAAGGCCGTGGTGTAGAACTCAATAAAGTCGCTTCTGGCTATCGTTTTCAAACACCGTCAGAGCTTAGCGAAGATTTAGCGCATTTATACAAAGAAAAAGCACCAAAATACTCACGTGCTATTTTAGAAACATTAGCGTTAATTGCTTATAAACAACCGATAACCCGTGGAGAAATAGAAGACATTCGCGGTGTTGCTGTTAGTAGTAATATTATTAAAACGCTAACCGATAGAAATTGGATAAAAACAGTAGGTCAAAAGGAAGTGCCCGGTCGACCTGTGTTGTATGCGAGTACACAAGAGTTTCTTGATTACTTTTCACTGACATCACTCGACCAACTGCCGGCATTAATGCCAATGGAAGATTTTACCAGTTAA
- a CDS encoding ScpA family protein, with protein sequence MLQQVLPFALLRGEAIIEKPQDLFIPPDALEVILEMFEGPLDLLLYLIRKQKFDILDLPISPITTQYMTYVDLMKDIKLELAAEYLVMASILAEIKSRLLLPKQAVEEEEGDPRAELVRKLQEYEVIKKAAENIDDLPRVDRDNFVAKVELAENFVPEVLNSQVDLAELVNALQGIMKRTQAYEHHHIQKESLSTRERMAHILSVLKNTSQEQPYCDFSDLFTIKEGKQGVVVTFLAILELIKESLIECIQTKIYGEIRVCLPKQV encoded by the coding sequence ATGCTACAGCAAGTCTTACCGTTCGCGTTATTACGCGGCGAAGCCATTATAGAAAAGCCTCAAGATCTATTTATACCGCCCGACGCTTTAGAAGTTATTTTAGAAATGTTTGAAGGGCCGCTCGACCTTTTATTGTATTTAATTCGAAAACAAAAATTTGATATTCTAGACTTACCCATTTCCCCCATCACTACGCAATACATGACCTATGTTGATTTAATGAAAGACATTAAATTGGAGTTAGCGGCTGAGTATTTAGTGATGGCGTCAATTTTAGCGGAAATTAAATCACGGTTATTATTACCCAAACAAGCGGTTGAAGAAGAAGAGGGTGATCCACGGGCAGAGTTAGTTAGAAAATTACAAGAATATGAAGTGATTAAAAAAGCGGCTGAAAATATTGATGACCTACCTCGTGTAGACCGCGATAACTTTGTAGCAAAAGTTGAGTTAGCTGAAAACTTTGTCCCTGAAGTTCTTAATAGTCAAGTTGATCTCGCTGAGTTAGTCAATGCTTTACAAGGCATAATGAAGCGTACACAGGCTTATGAACATCATCATATTCAAAAAGAGTCATTGTCGACTAGAGAACGAATGGCGCATATTTTATCGGTATTAAAAAACACAAGTCAGGAACAACCTTACTGTGATTTCAGTGACTTATTTACTATCAAAGAAGGTAAACAAGGTGTTGTCGTTACTTTTTTAGCTATTCTAGAGCTGATTAAAGAATCACTAATCGAATGCATACAAACAAAAATTTATGGCGAAATAAGGGTTTGTTTACCTAAGCAAGTTTAA